The following proteins are encoded in a genomic region of Triticum dicoccoides isolate Atlit2015 ecotype Zavitan chromosome 1B, WEW_v2.0, whole genome shotgun sequence:
- the LOC119305812 gene encoding uncharacterized protein LOC119305812: MAASQEYMDKALLRRSYRNVWHTDLTNAIQADFPYCCLSLWCGPCVSYMLRRRALYNDMSRYVCCAGYMPCSGRCGESKCPELCLVTEAFLCFGSSVASTRFLLQDECNIQTT, encoded by the exons ATGGCAGCGTCGCAGGAGTACATGGACAAGGCGCTGCTCCGGCGGAGCTACCGGAACGTCTGGCACACCGACCTCACCAACGCCATCCAGGCGGATTTCCCAT ACTGCTGTCTGTCGCTGTGGTG CGGCCCATGCGTGTCTTACATGCTTCGCAGGCGCGCTCTCTACAACGACATGTCAAG ATATGTGTGCTGCGCTGGGTACATGCCATGCAGCGGCAGGTGCGGCGAGAGCAAGTGCCCAGAGCTATGCCTCGTAACAGAG GCGTTCCTCTGCTTCGGCAGCTCGGTTGCTTCGACCAGGTTCCTGCTGCAGGATGAGTGCAACATCCAGACGACCTAG